Proteins from a single region of Vibrio sp. DW001:
- a CDS encoding SulP family inorganic anion transporter has translation MIALKEAYTAGLLKQKYWLNNVLSGVIVGVVALPLAMAFAIASGAKPEQGIYTAIVAGFCVSIFGGSRLQIAGPTGAFIVILSGITGEHGVIGLQIATFMAGIILFIFGLTKMGSIIKFIPAPVIVGFTAGIGVIIWIGQWRDFFGLPVVTGEHFHQKFAHLIELLPQFHPSTTMFGIVSLFILLICPKLRWTKKIPGPLIALVLMTSLQAMFQFEGIKTIGSAFGGIPLGLPTFEPLSFEWSQVITLIGPAFAIAMLGAIESLLSAVVADGMVGTKHNSNQELVGQGIANIVAPLFGGFAATGAIARTATNIRNGGNSPLAGIVHAITLCVVLLVLAPLADNIPLATLAAILFVVAWNMSEAKHFVKMMRTAPHADVAVLIITFTLTIFADLVVAVNIGVILATLHFLHRMASSVEVSLQSSDQLNDEQVLAGELPLPKDTVVYNVDGPFFFGAVDSLDRTLAETLTTPEYLVIRLKWVPFIDITGIEALDKVIRELQNRGIRVMVCGANTRVEKKLKKAGVLDLVGVYYYFATFDSAVNAIRERQID, from the coding sequence ATGATAGCGTTAAAAGAAGCATATACAGCGGGACTGCTGAAACAAAAGTATTGGTTAAATAACGTGTTATCAGGTGTCATCGTTGGGGTTGTCGCGTTACCGTTGGCAATGGCATTTGCGATTGCTTCAGGTGCTAAGCCCGAGCAGGGAATTTACACGGCAATTGTTGCAGGATTCTGTGTATCAATATTTGGTGGCAGCAGGCTACAAATAGCAGGCCCTACTGGGGCTTTCATCGTAATATTGTCGGGCATTACTGGCGAACATGGCGTTATAGGGCTACAAATAGCGACATTCATGGCCGGTATCATACTATTTATATTTGGCTTAACGAAGATGGGTTCGATTATCAAGTTTATACCAGCCCCCGTCATTGTCGGATTTACTGCTGGTATTGGTGTCATCATATGGATAGGCCAGTGGCGTGACTTTTTTGGTCTACCAGTCGTTACCGGAGAACATTTTCATCAAAAATTTGCCCATTTGATCGAATTGTTACCCCAGTTTCATCCAAGTACTACAATGTTTGGCATTGTTTCTCTATTCATTCTTCTTATATGCCCGAAATTGCGATGGACTAAGAAAATACCAGGCCCTCTGATAGCGCTTGTATTGATGACGTCATTGCAGGCTATGTTTCAATTCGAAGGTATTAAAACGATAGGGAGTGCGTTTGGTGGCATTCCATTAGGCTTGCCTACATTCGAACCTCTATCCTTTGAGTGGAGTCAGGTAATAACACTTATTGGGCCAGCGTTTGCAATCGCTATGCTAGGCGCCATAGAGTCACTATTATCTGCTGTCGTCGCCGACGGTATGGTAGGGACTAAGCACAACTCCAATCAAGAACTCGTTGGTCAAGGCATCGCAAATATTGTTGCACCATTATTTGGTGGTTTCGCTGCGACGGGTGCGATTGCCCGTACAGCTACAAACATTCGTAATGGTGGTAATAGCCCGTTAGCGGGTATCGTTCATGCTATTACGTTGTGCGTTGTACTCCTTGTGTTGGCTCCCCTAGCTGACAATATACCGCTAGCTACTCTTGCTGCTATTCTCTTTGTTGTCGCGTGGAATATGAGCGAAGCCAAACACTTTGTCAAAATGATGCGAACCGCGCCTCACGCCGATGTTGCGGTCTTGATTATCACTTTTACGTTGACAATTTTTGCAGACTTGGTCGTTGCCGTTAATATTGGCGTGATTTTAGCAACATTACATTTTCTACATCGCATGGCTTCAAGTGTGGAAGTATCATTGCAGTCGTCAGACCAATTGAATGATGAACAAGTCTTGGCAGGGGAGTTGCCCCTGCCCAAAGATACGGTTGTCTATAACGTAGATGGTCCCTTTTTTTTCGGCGCAGTGGATAGTTTGGATAGAACACTAGCGGAAACGTTAACAACACCCGAATACCTTGTTATTCGTTTGAAGTGGGTTCCATTCATCGATATCACAGGTATTGAGGCTCTTGATAAAGTGATCAGAGAATTACAAAACCGTGGAATACGCGTGATGGTGTGTGGTGCGAACACCCGTGTAGAGAAAAAGCTCAAGAAAGCCGGTGTGTTGGACTTAGTCGGTGTGTATTACTATTTCGCAACCTTTGACAGTGCTGTAAATGCAATTCGGGAAAGACAAATTGATTAA
- the rlmF gene encoding 23S rRNA (adenine(1618)-N(6))-methyltransferase RlmF, which translates to MNKANKSVQIKKEVDVNSSTLIKTVNGPIGLHCRNKHQGRYDFKKLVESLPRLKKVLTRNPKGEDSIDFSDPEAVKLLNRALLCCYYNIEQWDIPKGYLCPPIPGRADYIHRVATLLSSESKGLKHHLVNALDIGVGANCIYPIIGVSEYDWHVVACDVDPISIASVEKIVSNNLILKDKVDCRLQINSQNFFQNIIQPGEYYDITTCNPPFHKSLSEAQQGSERKIKNLVSNRIKRGQSLQQLNKGSQPLLNFGGQKAELWCQGGEAEFVKNMVLESKRFADQVLWFSTLISKKDNVRWMKKNLEKVNACEVQILEMSQGQKVSRIVAWTFKSPQQRQQWLKLKN; encoded by the coding sequence ATGAACAAAGCAAACAAATCGGTACAGATTAAAAAAGAGGTCGATGTAAACTCTAGTACTCTGATTAAAACCGTTAATGGACCGATAGGACTCCATTGCAGGAACAAGCATCAAGGGCGTTATGATTTTAAGAAACTTGTTGAATCTCTGCCACGGCTTAAAAAGGTTCTTACAAGGAATCCGAAAGGTGAAGACAGCATTGATTTTTCCGACCCAGAAGCAGTAAAGCTTCTCAATCGTGCACTTCTTTGTTGCTATTACAATATTGAGCAGTGGGATATCCCTAAAGGGTATCTTTGTCCGCCAATACCGGGCCGTGCAGATTATATCCATCGAGTTGCAACACTGTTATCAAGTGAAAGCAAAGGTTTAAAGCATCATCTCGTTAACGCGTTAGATATTGGCGTTGGGGCTAATTGTATCTACCCAATTATTGGTGTTAGTGAGTATGATTGGCATGTCGTAGCCTGTGATGTTGACCCGATTTCGATAGCGTCGGTCGAAAAAATCGTATCGAACAATTTAATTTTGAAAGATAAGGTCGATTGTAGGCTTCAGATTAACAGTCAGAATTTTTTTCAGAATATCATCCAACCGGGTGAATATTACGATATAACAACCTGTAATCCACCATTTCATAAATCATTATCGGAAGCGCAACAAGGCAGCGAACGCAAAATCAAAAACCTTGTATCAAATCGAATAAAACGAGGTCAATCTTTGCAACAACTGAATAAGGGGAGCCAACCTTTGCTCAACTTTGGTGGACAAAAAGCGGAGTTGTGGTGTCAGGGGGGTGAAGCAGAGTTTGTAAAAAACATGGTACTAGAGAGTAAACGTTTTGCTGACCAGGTGCTTTGGTTTTCTACACTCATCTCGAAGAAGGACAATGTAAGGTGGATGAAAAAGAATTTGGAAAAGGTAAATGCGTGTGAAGTTCAGATATTAGAAATGAGCCAAGGTCAAAAAGTGAGTCGTATTGTTGCGTGGACCTTTAAAAGCCCACAACAACGGCAACAGTGGCTTAAACTTAAAAACTAA
- the arfB gene encoding alternative ribosome rescue aminoacyl-tRNA hydrolase ArfB: MLKISNSVEISDWEIQLTAIRSQGAGGQNVNKVASAIHLRFDVTHSTLPDFYKQRLLNMNDSRITKDGVIIIKAQQFRTQEKNREDALKRLQELIVSVSYVEKARRVTRPTRSSKRKRVDTKVLKGKTKALRGKPNAHD, encoded by the coding sequence ATGTTAAAAATATCAAACAGTGTTGAAATTTCCGACTGGGAAATTCAACTTACCGCAATACGATCGCAAGGGGCTGGAGGACAAAATGTTAACAAAGTTGCAAGTGCTATACACCTGCGATTCGATGTAACACACTCTACGCTACCGGATTTCTATAAACAGCGTTTATTGAACATGAACGATAGCCGAATAACCAAAGATGGCGTGATAATCATCAAAGCTCAACAGTTTAGAACACAGGAAAAAAATAGAGAGGATGCACTTAAAAGGCTTCAAGAATTAATTGTTTCCGTGTCCTACGTTGAAAAAGCCCGCAGAGTGACACGCCCTACACGTTCTTCTAAACGAAAACGCGTAGACACTAAAGTACTGAAAGGAAAAACAAAAGCACTTAGAGGAAAACCAAATGCTCATGATTAA
- a CDS encoding beta-phosphoglucomutase family hydrolase — MNIDLSKYEGVIFDMDGTLIDTMPAHLDAWETTAKQFNFTYDRDWIHGLGGKPSPVIAEEVSLKYGIELDFAAVSDFKMITFSQMAEQGDVIKHTFDVLKKAYGNKKLGLGTGSQRANAMRLLEERDLLPYFDAIVTASDVTNFKPCPDTFIKAAESMGVAPTSCVVFEDTALGKKAAHSGGMDCIMVLPDGFEFCPVER, encoded by the coding sequence ATGAATATTGATCTTTCCAAATATGAAGGTGTGATATTTGATATGGATGGTACGCTTATAGATACCATGCCCGCACACCTTGATGCGTGGGAAACGACAGCAAAGCAGTTCAATTTTACGTATGACAGAGACTGGATCCACGGACTGGGTGGTAAACCGAGTCCAGTAATAGCAGAAGAAGTTAGCCTAAAATATGGTATAGAACTGGATTTTGCAGCGGTGTCTGACTTCAAAATGATCACTTTTTCGCAAATGGCAGAGCAAGGTGACGTTATAAAGCATACCTTTGATGTCCTCAAAAAGGCTTATGGCAACAAGAAACTTGGGCTTGGTACTGGTAGTCAAAGAGCAAATGCGATGAGGCTCTTGGAAGAAAGAGATCTGTTGCCATATTTTGATGCAATAGTGACTGCATCGGATGTGACGAATTTTAAACCATGCCCAGACACATTTATTAAGGCCGCAGAAAGTATGGGTGTTGCACCAACCTCATGCGTGGTGTTTGAAGATACGGCATTGGGTAAAAAAGCGGCACATTCAGGTGGAATGGATTGTATAATGGTTCTTCCTGATGGTTTCGAGTTTTGTCCAGTTGAACGATAA
- a CDS encoding LysR family transcriptional regulator, giving the protein MKDFNYNQLVSFVQVAQDLNISTAAKHLNKNRATITEHIESFEFELGHKLFNRSSRQIELTPLGNRILKPSILLTAQIFTWQNTIKTVCPDASKVTLRMAYDAVVPKEMIKNLIRYAHSKKMEIEFIKIGSNVSLELLEKNIVDLIIAPSDDNEEKLSTNEWRILGFMPYRFYAHKDFFDSQYVMLSELVHHTQILPQAYLNKTKDQKFIFTPNNKVINDLELLECALSEKMGWAFLPTHIGAEKWKNIVEFESNLGREGFVTPIIARWRAGEEVLITPILDYFEENNSFQCTLCK; this is encoded by the coding sequence GTGAAGGACTTTAATTACAATCAACTCGTTTCCTTTGTACAAGTCGCCCAAGATCTAAATATCTCTACGGCGGCGAAACATTTAAATAAAAACCGTGCAACAATTACAGAACATATTGAATCTTTTGAGTTTGAACTAGGTCACAAATTATTTAATAGAAGTTCTAGGCAAATAGAACTCACTCCATTAGGGAATAGAATTCTCAAGCCTTCCATTCTATTGACAGCACAAATTTTTACATGGCAAAACACAATAAAAACAGTCTGCCCAGATGCCTCAAAAGTCACATTGCGAATGGCTTACGATGCCGTTGTACCAAAAGAAATGATTAAAAATTTGATTCGATATGCACACTCAAAAAAAATGGAGATCGAGTTTATAAAAATTGGTTCTAACGTGTCACTAGAACTTCTCGAAAAAAACATTGTCGATCTTATAATAGCGCCGTCAGATGATAATGAAGAGAAACTAAGCACGAACGAATGGCGCATTCTTGGGTTTATGCCTTATCGATTTTATGCCCACAAAGATTTTTTTGATTCACAATATGTAATGTTAAGCGAGCTCGTCCACCATACTCAAATATTGCCACAAGCTTATCTAAATAAAACGAAAGATCAGAAATTTATATTCACCCCAAATAATAAAGTTATTAATGATTTAGAGTTATTGGAATGTGCATTATCTGAAAAAATGGGGTGGGCATTTTTACCTACGCATATAGGTGCAGAAAAGTGGAAAAATATCGTTGAGTTTGAATCAAATTTAGGTCGAGAAGGTTTTGTCACCCCAATTATTGCACGATGGCGTGCTGGAGAGGAGGTGTTAATAACGCCGATACTAGATTATTTTGAAGAAAATAATTCATTTCAATGCACGCTATGTAAATAG
- a CDS encoding reductive dehalogenase: protein MSNENQKENENEVEDNSRRNFFKLGLGAAAIAGVGVSSAHAANKIEGVSHSDFPVPIDPDVLKPMPQENSIWTFIKSPLLADKFPERNQNFENGWNFQQHGFNPFVGLDNSKPGMRQLDLALMMSGWAMDDVLAPGSSSLQIKSGVYGWEQHGLMDQQWQFESAEDASQSIKSAARLLGATRCGITRNHKVWNWDPLYDSKEGREVSWDEFPFVAKTVIVVLIEEDYQAIATAPSYVSGAAVGMGYSQMATVAGSLATFIRGLGYQAVGAGNDLGNSVSYAIEAGLGEGARNGHMMAPRFGPRVRIAKVYTDLELPDEAYDKPKSFGIMEFCEKCKLCAEKCPSKAISLDDKPGWGPTYENGENPEYSWHHQRGVKKFYNDAKKCYKYWVDSGTDCAICMTACPWNKPDFWHHRLIDASNAYTGGPIHTFMKVMDELFGYGNVFDEQAVIDFWKTGKDIEV, encoded by the coding sequence ATGTCAAATGAAAACCAGAAAGAAAACGAAAATGAAGTTGAAGACAATTCACGTCGCAATTTTTTTAAATTGGGATTGGGAGCGGCTGCTATTGCGGGGGTAGGTGTTTCCTCTGCCCACGCGGCAAACAAAATAGAAGGTGTAAGTCATAGCGATTTCCCTGTTCCCATTGATCCTGATGTATTGAAACCCATGCCGCAAGAAAACTCGATTTGGACGTTTATTAAATCTCCTTTGTTGGCGGACAAATTTCCGGAAAGAAATCAGAATTTCGAAAATGGCTGGAATTTCCAACAGCATGGCTTTAATCCCTTCGTTGGGCTGGATAACTCAAAACCTGGAATGCGACAGCTAGATCTGGCCTTAATGATGTCAGGTTGGGCGATGGATGATGTATTGGCGCCGGGTTCATCTTCGTTGCAGATCAAATCTGGCGTTTACGGTTGGGAACAACATGGTCTCATGGATCAACAATGGCAGTTCGAAAGTGCCGAAGATGCAAGCCAGAGCATTAAGTCAGCAGCCAGACTATTAGGGGCAACACGGTGCGGAATTACTCGCAACCATAAGGTGTGGAATTGGGACCCGCTTTATGATTCGAAAGAAGGGCGAGAGGTTTCTTGGGATGAGTTTCCGTTTGTGGCAAAAACCGTAATAGTCGTTTTGATTGAGGAAGATTACCAAGCAATCGCTACAGCACCTTCTTACGTGTCCGGAGCCGCCGTTGGTATGGGATACTCTCAGATGGCGACAGTAGCCGGGAGTTTAGCGACATTTATTCGAGGGTTAGGTTATCAGGCTGTTGGCGCGGGTAACGATTTGGGAAATAGTGTTTCTTATGCCATAGAGGCGGGTTTAGGTGAAGGGGCTCGTAATGGTCACATGATGGCCCCACGATTTGGCCCTCGTGTTCGAATTGCGAAAGTCTATACCGATCTAGAATTACCTGACGAAGCATATGATAAACCTAAGTCTTTTGGGATTATGGAGTTCTGTGAGAAATGCAAGTTATGTGCAGAAAAGTGTCCCTCAAAAGCGATCAGTTTAGATGACAAACCGGGGTGGGGACCAACCTATGAAAATGGCGAAAACCCAGAGTACTCCTGGCACCATCAGAGAGGCGTTAAAAAATTCTATAATGACGCCAAAAAATGCTACAAATATTGGGTAGATAGTGGCACTGATTGTGCGATTTGTATGACGGCTTGCCCATGGAATAAACCAGATTTTTGGCACCATAGATTGATTGATGCTTCTAATGCTTATACGGGCGGACCCATTCATACCTTCATGAAAGTGATGGATGAGTTATTTGGATACGGAAATGTATTTGATGAACAGGCCGTTATTGATTTTTGGAAAACAGGCAAAGACATTGAAGTTTAA
- a CDS encoding tetrachloroethene dehalogenase, whose product MMALMWYLLGMFTVTAFIGYRKLDRLYKLNWIAKLGILASAIGMWFCIAWSWASFVEREPQSGAMGLVMFGFISIVIFAVTWRTQIAPNEKASYK is encoded by the coding sequence ATGATGGCATTAATGTGGTATCTGCTGGGTATGTTCACCGTAACAGCATTTATCGGGTACAGGAAACTTGATCGTTTATATAAACTAAATTGGATAGCAAAGCTCGGCATCCTCGCTTCAGCCATCGGTATGTGGTTCTGTATTGCTTGGTCGTGGGCTTCTTTTGTAGAGAGAGAACCTCAGTCAGGTGCAATGGGTTTGGTTATGTTTGGTTTTATTTCCATAGTGATTTTTGCTGTTACTTGGAGAACCCAGATAGCACCAAATGAAAAAGCTTCTTATAAATAA
- a CDS encoding tetratricopeptide repeat protein — translation MTHEKPCEELSDAQNYYLQAANLLKEMEHNDNAELAIKYLTKSADLGLVEAQYQMGVMYSLGEHVAQSQSIAFDWFKKASDCDFIPAQFAMATLYFQSDQFDKAFDILNHLADKEITEAQTNLADLYLRGKGVDKDVVKAILLLKCAANKGDRFAQYRLGQLYYQGQDTATDYVSARKYIVLAMEQKVLQAHFIMGSMLEHGFGIDKDVVRAYSLYCYCRHYGMPNLDDLIEDVLGTLDDIKKQQAKQKAQEYCEHEPSPI, via the coding sequence ATGACTCATGAAAAACCATGCGAAGAGCTTTCCGACGCCCAGAACTACTATCTACAGGCAGCGAATCTTCTCAAGGAAATGGAACACAATGATAATGCAGAATTGGCAATAAAATACTTAACTAAATCCGCTGATTTAGGGTTAGTTGAAGCGCAGTATCAAATGGGCGTGATGTACTCTCTAGGTGAACATGTTGCTCAAAGCCAATCTATCGCATTTGATTGGTTTAAGAAAGCCTCGGATTGCGACTTTATTCCCGCTCAATTTGCGATGGCGACGCTTTATTTTCAAAGTGATCAATTTGATAAGGCTTTTGACATTCTAAATCACCTCGCAGACAAAGAAATAACAGAGGCACAAACAAATCTAGCCGACCTTTATCTGCGAGGGAAAGGAGTCGATAAAGACGTTGTAAAAGCAATCTTACTTCTTAAGTGTGCCGCCAACAAAGGAGATAGATTCGCGCAATATCGTTTGGGGCAACTCTATTATCAAGGGCAAGATACGGCAACCGACTATGTAAGCGCTCGAAAATACATAGTATTAGCAATGGAGCAAAAGGTTCTACAAGCCCATTTTATAATGGGGTCTATGTTAGAACATGGTTTTGGAATAGACAAAGATGTTGTTCGAGCATATAGCTTATATTGTTATTGCCGACACTATGGAATGCCAAATCTAGATGATTTGATAGAGGACGTATTGGGTACTCTTGATGATATAAAAAAACAGCAAGCGAAACAAAAGGCTCAGGAGTACTGCGAGCATGAACCTTCCCCTATTTAA
- a CDS encoding LuxR C-terminal-related transcriptional regulator — MNLPLFNHRLDNISEQLFEQETLVNFDIWGGLKRNERRGDGLKGKEYKYMTLMHSSNNTSSNRTWCSPPGFLSKNDHNVERILMSENPIIYNVPLRDSAHVRSLEISPYGLETKEQSTFTILVPICDNIEQRWKVILCFRIKNEQNQNPQLFLKCNQEPLIGIASKIYKLWLTFEGKDFNLYKVRGSFCENAIQIASLMVEGFSTKQMSEALHISGSGIEYHIESMRRILGATNRGSLIAELFRNGIVS, encoded by the coding sequence ATGAACCTTCCCCTATTTAATCATAGGCTAGACAATATTTCCGAACAACTCTTTGAACAGGAGACACTGGTCAACTTTGATATATGGGGAGGCTTAAAACGCAATGAACGAAGAGGGGATGGGTTGAAAGGGAAAGAGTACAAATACATGACTCTAATGCACTCGAGCAATAATACGTCTTCAAATCGTACTTGGTGCTCACCGCCCGGTTTCCTTAGCAAAAATGACCATAATGTCGAGCGAATATTAATGAGTGAGAATCCGATTATTTATAATGTGCCACTCAGGGATTCGGCACATGTAAGGTCGCTTGAGATATCACCTTACGGCTTGGAAACGAAAGAACAAAGTACATTTACTATATTGGTGCCCATTTGTGACAATATTGAACAGCGTTGGAAAGTCATCCTGTGTTTTAGAATTAAGAACGAGCAAAACCAAAACCCTCAACTGTTTTTGAAGTGTAATCAAGAACCACTCATTGGTATTGCAAGCAAGATATATAAATTATGGTTAACCTTTGAAGGGAAAGATTTTAATCTGTATAAAGTGAGAGGTTCATTCTGTGAAAACGCCATCCAAATAGCCAGTTTGATGGTGGAAGGTTTTTCTACAAAACAGATGTCAGAGGCTTTACATATCAGTGGCTCAGGCATTGAATACCATATTGAATCAATGAGACGAATATTAGGTGCGACGAATAGAGGGAGTTTAATCGCGGAGTTGTTTAGAAATGGCATCGTTTCATGA
- a CDS encoding flavodoxin domain-containing protein, with protein MNKITHALMSILFSPVYEDQDILVCYASQTGTAANLASQSGDIIRRLGRTADVRSLSSLQPADFKRYKQVLLIVSTCGEGDIPDDGILFYEQLKDFPNLDTPVDLLALGDKSYSHYCLAGKLFHNELLRMGLVTEEEPVMVNGNPMEVWQNWLSQQLEYDIDINQTKAVSIPIKLVLAEKRPLHTSTYADNENHAFQLRFDIQGNVTQPYLINDLVGIMPPGSAKERLYSIASSPTENPNQISLCVTKHQFVLDGKLTNGLCSDYLTEHLPIGHELSATIRPGAGMSLPEDDIPAILIATGAGIAPMMSLLEERRQQLHSGKNWLVFGNRHADKDFYYQQELIQYVAENVITQLDTAFSRDSKQKIYVQDKLNQHHKQLAAWLLDDGAQVYVCGRPELKTEISTVIKHALATRYVDKEEVDNYLKAMQEDGQITFELF; from the coding sequence ATGAACAAAATAACCCATGCTTTAATGAGCATCCTCTTTAGCCCTGTTTACGAGGACCAAGACATCCTCGTTTGTTATGCTAGCCAAACGGGAACCGCCGCTAATTTGGCTTCTCAATCCGGCGATATTATACGCAGGTTGGGAAGAACCGCCGACGTCAGGTCACTTTCATCATTACAACCTGCCGATTTCAAACGCTATAAACAGGTGTTATTGATTGTAAGTACTTGTGGCGAGGGCGACATCCCTGATGACGGAATACTATTTTATGAGCAACTCAAAGATTTTCCTAATCTCGATACACCTGTTGATTTATTGGCTCTTGGAGACAAAAGTTATTCCCACTATTGTCTAGCAGGAAAATTATTCCATAACGAGTTACTTCGTATGGGGTTAGTAACAGAAGAAGAACCTGTCATGGTCAATGGCAACCCGATGGAAGTGTGGCAAAACTGGCTCTCTCAACAGCTAGAATATGACATCGACATTAACCAAACCAAAGCGGTTAGCATACCTATAAAATTAGTTTTGGCAGAGAAAAGACCCTTACATACCTCAACTTACGCCGACAACGAAAATCACGCTTTTCAGCTACGTTTCGACATTCAGGGCAACGTGACACAACCTTACTTAATTAACGACCTTGTAGGCATTATGCCACCAGGAAGTGCTAAAGAGCGATTGTACTCTATCGCATCATCCCCTACCGAAAACCCTAATCAGATTTCTTTATGCGTAACAAAGCATCAATTTGTGTTAGATGGAAAACTTACAAATGGATTATGCTCAGATTACTTAACCGAACATCTACCTATAGGGCACGAACTGTCAGCAACGATTAGACCCGGAGCAGGCATGTCATTACCAGAGGATGATATACCGGCCATCTTAATTGCAACGGGAGCGGGAATCGCACCTATGATGAGCCTATTGGAGGAGAGAAGGCAGCAGCTTCATTCCGGAAAAAACTGGTTAGTATTTGGTAATAGGCACGCTGACAAGGATTTCTACTATCAACAGGAATTAATACAATACGTCGCAGAAAACGTCATCACGCAGCTTGATACCGCATTTTCTCGAGATTCTAAGCAGAAAATTTATGTACAGGATAAGTTAAATCAACACCACAAACAGTTAGCTGCTTGGTTACTAGATGATGGCGCACAAGTGTACGTTTGTGGCAGACCTGAACTAAAAACAGAAATTTCAACGGTGATCAAACACGCACTCGCTACGCGATACGTCGACAAGGAAGAAGTAGATAATTACTTAAAGGCGATGCAGGAAGATGGCCAAATTACATTCGAGTTGTTTTAA
- a CDS encoding FMN-binding protein — MNCKDCSSQSCRKSKATSSIKWRLDYGKVFRLLAFITLIFAWYWGQEHNRPDWKSDIQGLHPNANISAINGSEVLFSMNHNGGEYYVSVATDNSYGGPLTLASIITKKGRIKTVELLNHSDTPAYIQKLLNAGYLRQFQRKPVDYLPIAGKNWDAVSGATLSSNAIMRANTRASHTIAKLSFSLSPKPLQKEIDLTLNHVLITLLITLSVINIWIGSKKLKLTYILGSIIVIGFMTNQLLNVANFSGLLLGFVPALSENLGFWILFGSVFVAVILLGRNIYCGHICPFHAIQFLLQKIGNLNFPILPIVLKYGRYIPKVGLWAALVIGLVTVNPSAGAYEPFSMIFSLQGDGIQWFIMPAVIVGCFFIPDMFCRFFCPAGEMLTLLVNLRNNLVYQIKRFIKRKAIKRLYDCPHTGREQRDE, encoded by the coding sequence GTGAATTGTAAGGATTGTTCATCGCAATCGTGTCGTAAAAGTAAGGCAACATCCTCGATTAAATGGCGCCTAGATTATGGAAAGGTGTTTCGATTACTCGCGTTCATTACACTCATCTTTGCTTGGTATTGGGGTCAAGAGCATAACCGGCCTGATTGGAAAAGTGATATTCAAGGACTGCATCCTAACGCCAATATTTCAGCCATAAACGGTAGCGAAGTACTATTTTCGATGAACCACAATGGCGGGGAATATTATGTGTCTGTCGCGACGGATAACAGTTACGGAGGACCACTAACGTTGGCGTCTATCATTACCAAAAAAGGTAGAATCAAAACAGTAGAGTTGTTAAACCACAGTGACACTCCTGCGTATATCCAAAAGCTTTTAAATGCAGGATATTTACGACAGTTCCAACGAAAACCTGTCGATTATTTACCCATTGCTGGTAAAAACTGGGATGCGGTCAGTGGGGCAACCCTCAGCTCCAACGCGATTATGCGTGCCAATACTAGGGCATCACATACCATCGCAAAACTGAGTTTTTCCTTATCCCCTAAACCATTACAAAAAGAAATCGACCTCACTCTTAATCACGTTTTAATTACATTACTCATTACGCTGTCAGTCATCAATATTTGGATAGGCAGTAAGAAGCTAAAACTCACTTACATTTTGGGTAGCATTATCGTCATTGGCTTTATGACCAATCAGCTACTCAATGTAGCTAACTTCTCTGGGTTATTGTTAGGTTTTGTACCCGCACTCAGTGAAAATCTCGGTTTCTGGATTCTATTCGGGAGCGTCTTCGTCGCAGTTATCCTTCTAGGAAGAAATATCTATTGTGGTCATATCTGCCCATTCCATGCTATCCAATTTCTATTACAAAAAATTGGCAATCTTAACTTCCCCATTCTGCCTATTGTTCTGAAGTATGGTCGCTATATACCGAAGGTAGGCTTATGGGCCGCTTTAGTGATTGGTCTCGTTACCGTAAACCCTAGTGCAGGTGCATATGAACCATTCTCGATGATATTTTCGTTGCAAGGTGATGGTATTCAGTGGTTCATAATGCCTGCTGTTATCGTTGGGTGCTTCTTTATCCCTGACATGTTTTGTCGTTTTTTCTGCCCTGCAGGAGAGATGCTAACCTTACTAGTTAATTTAAGAAATAACCTTGTTTACCAAATCAAAAGATTCATAAAACGTAAGGCAATCAAAAGGTTATATGATTGCCCTCATACAGGACGAGAACAAAGAGATGAGTAA